ttattcaatagcatttattgagcgcttactatgtgcagagcactgtactaaatgcttggaatgtacaaatcggtaactgatagagacagtccctgccctttgacgggctcacggtctaatcgggggagacagacgatggcgataaatagaatcaagtggcgGGAGAGGGCGTCTGGCAGAAGGTTCTTTCTATCTCTGTGGAGTAACGAAAGATTATACGGTGTCCTATGGTGTATCTTCTGAAGGGAGtctgggcaattcgcttcacttctctgtgcctcagttccctcatctataaaatggggattaagactgtgagtcccacctgggacaacctgatttccttgtatctaccggcACTTTGAacgctgcttggcacgtagtaagtgcttaacaaataccataataataataattattattagatagagcgATTCCTAATAATCTACTATTAATCTACTATTAGTTTGACATGGCAAAGTCAATAGTGTTGCTTTATTCACACCTCTAGTACATAACGTTGGAATCTAAAGCAGTTGTTTTGGGAACTAAGCTGTGAgctcgtttgtttttttttattggtatttgttaagcgcttactatgtgctgagcactgttctaaacactggggtagatacagggtaatcaggttgtccctcacgtGATTCGTgcaaagagtcagaggtcgtgggttctaatcccagctccgccatttgccagctgtgtgaccttaggcaaaccacttaactcctctgtgcctcagttacctcatctgtacaatggggattaagactgtgagccccacttgggacaaactgattaccttgcatcttcccccagcgcttagaacagtgcctggcacatagtaagcgcttaacaaataccaacattttataacTAACCTGTTGCATGCATAGCGAGCACGCAGGTTTTCAGCGGCAAAGCCCTGAAAAACATTGCTGATTCCTGTAGAGAGCAAATGAGGCCAGACCTCTTCCTGTGGTGGTCCGTGAACTGGTGCATTAAAAAAAGAAGCGGGGACCCAGAATTTTGAACCACATGTAGTTCATCAGCTATAACAAACAAAGTCAGACAAACAATATAATTCACGgatctgtcgtactttcccagcgcttagtttgcttcttggtaatactaataataatgttggtatttgttaagcgcttactatgtgcagagcactgttctaagcgctggggtagacacaggggaatcaggttgtcccacgtggggctcacagtcttagtccccattttacagatgaggtaactgaggcacagagaagttaagtgacttgcccacagtcacacagttgacaaatggcagagctgggatttgaactcatgacctctgacttcaaagcccatgctctttccactgagccacgctgcttctctgcttctgcttcttggtAGCCACTGGGCACTCAGTAATTACTACTACTTGTGGTGTCTCGGGAAGTTGAatcgactctctctctctctctatgtttcCCATGGCAtttttcagagcttactatgcgccaggcactatactaagcgctgacgtaggtaccagttaatcgggttggacagagtccctgtgccacatagagcgcacagtcttaacccccattttacagatgaggtaactgaggcatagagaagcaaagggacttgcccagggtcacatagcagacaaatggcagagtgaggattagaacccaggaccatctgtcccccaggtctgtgctctatccactaggcaacgctgctcaaTGCTCAAatggttactacagtgctctgcacacagtaagcacttaaaaaatgcaatcgaatgaatgcttctcctggaaatgatCATCTCGTGCTTCATTTTTGAGAGAAGTCTCTCCATTTCAAGCTGTACAGTTGTTATGTACCTCTACTTCGTAGTATgagttgttcatttttttttattttaatggcatttttaagcacttaccacattccacacactatactaaataagcgccagggtagatacaagctaatcaggtaggacatactccatgtcccacatggaactcacagtctcaatccccattttacagatgaggtaactgaggctcaaaaaagttccatgacctgcccaagatcacacagcagacaagtggcagactgggattagaatccacgtccttctgactcctgggtctgtgctctactcactaggcagcactgtttagactttccccccgaccccaccatACCAATTTATTTCTGGAGTGGTAAACCCCcagaaacagataataataataacaataataataatcgtggtatttgttatgtgcttcctatgtgccaggcattgtactaaggactgggttggatacagacaaatcctgttggacacagtccctgtccgacatggagctcatagtctcaagccccattttacagatgaggtaactgaggtccagagaagtgaaggtctgtttattgttgtattttcccaagcgcttagtacagtgctctacacacggtaagcgctcaataaatatgattgaatgaatgaatgaaactgacttgcccaaggtcacacagcagacaagctagataataataactgtggtatttgttaagcactcactgttctaagcgctggggtggatacaagcaaatcgggtcgacaaaatccctgtcccacatggggctcacagtctcgatccccatttgacagatgaggtcactgaggcccagagaagtgaagtgacttgcccaaggtcacacagcaggcaagtggcggagcagggattagaacccatgaccttccgacacccaggcccgagCTCGATCCACTACGAGGGGCTGCTTCCCACTGCGGCTGTTGCCGGGGTGAGCGTGAGGAAGTCAGGGgtcttgatggattgatcgagacGGCCTCCCCCCCGGGGAAGACCAGGATGGCCGACATCCGAGAGACTTTCCTCAGCCTCCCTAACTCCAACCCTTCCTCCCCTTGAGAAGCCCGCTGCCGCAGCCAGCCCAAGACGGAGCTAAGCGCCACAgcgaagagagagaagcagcccagagaagcagcgtggcctagtggatcgagcccgggcctggcagtccgaGGGACCCgcgccctaatcccggctcctccgcttgtcacctctgtgcccttgggcaaatcacttcacttctctgggcctcagttccctcatctgtcaaagggggattgagactaggagccccatgagggtcagggactgtgtccaacccaatctgcttgtataataataataatgttggtatttgttaagcgcttactatgtgcagagcactgttctaagcgctggggtagatacaggggaatcaggttgtcccacgggaggctcacagtcttcatccccattttacagatgaggtaactgaggcaccgagaagtgacttgcccacagtcacaaagctgacaagtggcagagccgggattcaaacccaagacctctgactcccaagcccgggctctttccagtgagccatgctgcttccccagcacttagtccagttcctggcacgtagtaactgcttaataataatgttggtatttgttaagcgcttactatgtgcggagcactgttctaagcgctggggtaaacacaggggaatcaggttgtcccacgtggggctcacagtcttaatccccatttttacagatgagggaactgaggcacagagaagttaagtgacttgcccccagtcacacagccgacaagtggcagagctgggattcgaactcatgagccctgactccaaagcccgtgctctttccactgcgccacgctgcttaacgaataccacagttattattatttatatgactACCAGAGCGCGGTCACCCTCTGAAGTTCCTTCTTCGCTTCTCGACAGGATGCCGGAAACGGAAACGGACTCCTACCCCGTGCCTTCTCTCGGGTCCAACTGCACCATCGAGGACAGTATTCTCCAAGTGATTCTCCCGGTGGCGTACTCGTTCATCTTCGTCCTCAGCCTGCTGAGCAACGCCCTGGCCCTCTGGACCTTCTGCTGCACCGCCTCGCGGAAGAACTCCATGGCGGTGTACATGAAGAACCTGGCCGTGGCCGACCTCCTGCTGTCCCTCTGCCTGCCCTTCCGGGTGGCCTACCAGAACCGGGAGGGTCCCCGGACCCTCTGCCTCCTGGTCGGGATCTTCTTCTACCTCAACATGTACGTCAGCATCGCCTTCCTGGCCCTGATCAGCCTGGACCGGTTCCTGAAGATCACCCGGCCCTACCAGCAGTTCAGGATCCACACCGTGCGGTGGAGCACCTTGGCCGTCTGCTCCGTCTGGGCCGCCACGATCCTCTTCACCGTCCCCTTCTTTTTCGAAAAGGTCACCGGCGACTGCGGGGCCAGGTGTTTCCACTTCAGGAGTAAAAACGTGACCGGGGCCGCCCTGAACATGGCGGTGGTGGTCATCTTCTAcgtcctgctcctcttcttcctcttcttctccagcaGGATCTCCGACAAGCTCCGGCAAGTCTCCCGGGGGGAGGTGCAGCCCCAGAGCGGGCGGACCAACGGGCCGGCCATCACCAAGACCCTGGTGGTGCTGATCATCTTCATCCTGTGCTTCACCCCTTACCACGTGGTCCGGGTGCCCTACATCCTGGCCCAGGTGAACGTCATCTCCAGCCAACCTTGGAAGCAGAAGCTGCACCTGGCCAACGAGCTCATGCTCTGCATCTCGGCCCTCAACAGCTGCCTCGACCCGGTGATCTACTTCTTTCTGTGCGCCAGTTTCCGCCGAGCGGTGGGGAACGCCTTCCAGGGCAAGATGAAGAAGGCCTTCCTGAGGCACCAGATGTCTTTCAGTAACAACAGCAGATCCTTCATGGACTTCTAGACCGCCGTCTCCACCTTCGGCCGGGTTCCCAGGCCCCCGTATGCGGAGTGCCCCGCCCGAGAGAGCCCGGAAAGCCGCCCGGGGAGCTGAGGCGTCGAGGGAGGTTGTCGCGGGCCCGGAACGGAGCCGATCCTGAGAGGAAGGCGGCATTCATCCGTGGCGCCTCTCCCCAGCTTGGGCTCTTCTCAGCCGAGGGGCGGGGGTGAAGTTCCCTGGCTGTATTTCTTtggaggatggggctggggagggcaacTTCTTCCGCTTTCTCCGATCCTCCCACTAAAAGGCCCCTGCTGAGGAGCGGCTGGACGGAGCAGGACAATGGGCTACTTGGGGCGAAACGAAGAACGAGGCCTGAGACTTTCCAAGAGCTAGTCTTTCTGGAACTGATGGTTTGTCCCGGGATCTCAAGGACCTCTTCAGAATGTAGAGAAACAAAGATCCCTACGTGGGAGATTCCGAGACCTGGGCATTTGCCCTCGGGATCCTCTCTGATCCGGAGGCGTCCAGGTGCCTTTTCACTGACTAGGATCTGACACGGGGATAAAGGGGCGCTTTCCAGGCATCCTCAGTCTGACTGTCTCTACGGACCAGAACGATTTAGTGACAGGCTGCAACAGTCCCGTAGATCTACGATCTGTAAATAAAGATGAGCCTTGAAACAGTTGACTGGACTCAGGCTGCTTTTATCAAAGAGACCAGATGGGCAATGTAATTTAATGGATTCATTACCGCTCGTGAATCAACCGAGCaccaaggcctagtagaaagagcatgggcctgggaatcggaggatttggattctaatcccagctccatcactcgttTGTTCTATGACCTCGGGCACTTgatttctctctgactcagttgcctcatctctaaaatgggggttaaggctgtgagtcccatgtggggcggaggcagtgtccaacctgtttatcctggATCTACTGCAGTCAtttgcacagtacttggcacatagaaagagcttaacaaatcccattaaaagaaaaaagaacagttaatggtatttataaggagcttactgtgggcagagcactgtcttaagcactcgggtgagtacaatataattgatggccatggtccctgccctcaaggagtttacacttgaGTGGAATGTTAGATTTTACATTTGAAAAAGCTCCATTtacatacaagaagcagcatggcctggtggattgagcccgggcctgggagtaagaaggtcatgggtactgatCTCCGCTCTGcactttcaatcattcagttgcatttactgagcgattactgtgtgcagagcactgtactgagtgcctggaaagtataattcggtaacagatagagacaatccctacccaacaacgggctcacagtctagaagggggagacggacaacaaaaccaaacaggtagacagacatcaataccattaaaaaagataaataaaatcatagatttatacacatcattaataaaatagagtaagaaatttatacaaatatgcacaagtgctgtggggaggggaaaggggtagagcagagggaggaaggagggggaatggggaggggaggaggggcagagggaaagggagggctcagtctgggaaggccgcctggaggaggtgagctctcagtagggctttgaaaaggggaagagagttagttgggcggatGTGAGgcgggaggtcgttccaggccagagataggatgtgggtcaggggtcgacggcaggataggtgagaacgaggcacagtggaggttagcggcagaggagcggggtgtgtgggctgggctttagaacaaaaaaaggaaggtgaggtaggagggggcaaagtgatggacagctttgaagccacttgtcttcacacttgtctgctgtgtgaccttgggcaagttgcttcatttctctgggcctcagttacctcgtctgtaaaatggggattgagattgtgagccccgtgtgggacagggactgaatccagcccgatttgcttgtatccaccccagcgcttagtacagtgcctggcacagtaagcgcttaacaaataccatcatcattatacaaGGATCAATCCAGAAATGACATGGTTTATTTTCTCAAGGGCTCTGTTCAGAtcataagcacttatgtacatatctgtgattttatttatttggattgatgcctgtctccgacagctccctccgccccccagactgtaagctccttgtgggcagggaatatgactgtttatcattgtattgtactctctcaagcgcttagtccagtgctctgcacacagtaaggataggattgaatgattgaataaacttcttgagggcaggcatcttattcctgctaactctactgtactcttccaagagattagtataataatactaagaattatggcatttgttaagcgcttactatgtgccaggcactgtactgtgctcaatgaatacaattgatcgagtagagggaaaggcagaaaatTCCCCTCATCAGAACTTCCAATTAACACAGACAGTTAACAGGTACCCTCGCTGAATGCCTAGCCCTGAATAGGAGCTTGATAAGTTATGATGccgtctgtaaagtgcttactatgtgccaagcacctttcttagcactggggtggtacaaggtcatcaggttgttccacgtggggctcacggtcttaatccccattttgaagatgaggtaactgaggcacagaaaagtgatttgcccaaagtcacacagcagacaaatggcagagccgggattagaacccatgacctctgactcccaagcccgggctctttccactcaagtcAGATATTCACTGCAATGAACACTAGGCCAACCATATTCACTTTCATGCAAAAATCTAAATAAGAGTCACATTTCAAAATGTCAGATATCTTGGGGTGGAAATGGTTTACAGACCTAAGTATTCTAGGCATATCAGAAGCAGTGGGAAAACAGGGAGAGTGGTTTATGATgctacttgtgaagcgcttactatgtgccaagcactacactcagcacttgggtagataaaagataatcagattggacacattccaagcacttagtacagtgctctgcacacggtaagcgctcaatcaatacgattgaatgaatcaatgacacagcccctgccccacatagggc
This window of the Ornithorhynchus anatinus isolate Pmale09 chromosome 6, mOrnAna1.pri.v4, whole genome shotgun sequence genome carries:
- the LOC114812897 gene encoding probable G-protein coupled receptor 34, translating into MTSRFFQGGKSQPDKKVLKEERDLEVWANSSGRNCCSAAHNTGSETGAVEVTRSSVWTLTDMELPGEEEWTTAVSLPIFRMPETETDSYPVPSLGSNCTIEDSILQVILPVAYSFIFVLSLLSNALALWTFCCTASRKNSMAVYMKNLAVADLLLSLCLPFRVAYQNREGPRTLCLLVGIFFYLNMYVSIAFLALISLDRFLKITRPYQQFRIHTVRWSTLAVCSVWAATILFTVPFFFEKVTGDCGARCFHFRSKNVTGAALNMAVVVIFYVLLLFFLFFSSRISDKLRQVSRGEVQPQSGRTNGPAITKTLVVLIIFILCFTPYHVVRVPYILAQVNVISSQPWKQKLHLANELMLCISALNSCLDPVIYFFLCASFRRAVGNAFQGKMKKAFLRHQMSFSNNSRSFMDF